From a region of the Pseudoxanthomonas sp. X-1 genome:
- the cas2 gene encoding CRISPR-associated endonuclease Cas2, with translation MMVLVSYDVSTSSPGGEKRLRRVAKACRDLGQRVQYSVFEIEVEPAQWVQLRQRLCDLIDQDVDSLRFYQLGAKWEARVEHVGAKPVLDLKGPLILTRTTSVLAYAGRFAAA, from the coding sequence ATGATGGTCTTGGTCAGCTACGATGTCAGCACCAGCTCCCCAGGCGGCGAGAAGCGCCTCCGCAGGGTCGCCAAAGCCTGCCGCGATCTCGGCCAGCGCGTGCAGTACTCCGTTTTCGAGATCGAAGTCGAGCCCGCGCAGTGGGTGCAGTTACGTCAGCGCCTGTGCGACCTGATCGATCAGGATGTGGACAGCCTGCGCTTCTACCAGCTGGGCGCCAAGTGGGAAGCCCGCGTCGAGCATGTGGGTGCCAAGCCAGTGCTTGACCTCAAAGGCCCGCTGATTCTAACGCGAACCACAAGCGTCCTGGCATATGCCGGCAGGTTCGCGGCCGCGTAA
- a CDS encoding helix-turn-helix domain-containing protein produces the protein MRPRRLNPKSGCPVELTVSLISGIWKPILLFHILTRKRRFMELSRLIPTATQRMLTLQLRELEVDGLVIRHVYPEVPPRVEYEATALARTLVPLLYGLREWGERYQVAQGESEGDGARCEDAASPGLAETQQA, from the coding sequence ATGCGCCCAAGACGACTCAACCCGAAAAGCGGCTGCCCCGTGGAACTGACGGTCTCGCTGATCAGCGGGATCTGGAAACCGATCCTGCTGTTCCACATCCTCACCAGGAAGCGCCGGTTCATGGAGCTCAGTCGCCTGATCCCCACGGCGACGCAACGCATGCTGACCCTGCAGCTGCGCGAACTGGAAGTCGACGGCCTGGTGATCCGGCATGTGTATCCGGAGGTGCCGCCGCGTGTCGAATATGAAGCCACCGCGCTGGCGCGCACCCTGGTGCCGCTGCTCTATGGCCTGCGTGAGTGGGGCGAGCGCTACCAGGTGGCGCAGGGAGAAAGTGAGGGCGACGGTGCGCGTTGCGAGGACGCCGCATCCCCGGGCCTGGCGGAAACCCAGCAGGCCTGA
- the cas7c gene encoding type I-C CRISPR-associated protein Cas7/Csd2, producing MSAIANRYEFVYLFDVTNGNPNGDPDAGNLPRLDPETNRGLVTDVALKRKIRNYVALEKEGQPGYAIYMQEKSVLNNQHKQSYAALGIEHEAKKLPKDEATARKLTSWMCTNFFDVRTFGAVMTTEVNSGQVRGPVQLAFATSVEPVLPLEVSITRVAVTNEKDLEKERTMGRKHILPYGLYRAHGFVSAKLAERTGFSEDDLQLLWRALTNLFEHDRSAARGEMSARKLIVFKHENPMGNAPAHVLFDKVTVERVAEVDAGPARSFADYRVEIDRDLPAGVSVEELF from the coding sequence ATGAGCGCCATCGCCAACCGCTACGAGTTCGTCTACCTGTTCGACGTCACCAACGGCAATCCCAACGGCGATCCCGACGCCGGCAACCTGCCGCGCCTGGATCCGGAAACCAATCGCGGTCTGGTCACCGACGTGGCGCTCAAGCGCAAGATCCGCAACTACGTCGCGCTGGAGAAGGAGGGTCAGCCCGGCTACGCGATCTACATGCAGGAAAAGTCGGTGTTGAACAACCAGCACAAGCAGTCCTATGCCGCGCTGGGGATCGAACACGAGGCCAAGAAGCTACCCAAGGACGAAGCCACGGCACGCAAGTTAACGTCGTGGATGTGTACGAACTTCTTCGACGTGCGCACCTTCGGCGCGGTGATGACCACCGAGGTCAACTCCGGCCAGGTCCGCGGCCCCGTACAACTGGCCTTCGCCACTTCGGTGGAACCGGTACTGCCGCTGGAAGTGTCGATCACCCGCGTGGCCGTCACCAACGAGAAGGACCTGGAGAAAGAGCGCACCATGGGCCGCAAACACATCCTGCCCTACGGCCTGTATCGCGCACACGGCTTCGTCTCCGCCAAGCTGGCCGAACGTACCGGTTTCTCCGAGGACGACCTGCAATTGCTGTGGCGCGCGCTGACCAACCTGTTCGAGCACGACCGCTCCGCCGCCCGCGGCGAGATGTCGGCGCGCAAGCTGATCGTGTTCAAGCACGAGAATCCGATGGGCAATGCGCCGGCACACGTGTTGTTCGACAAAGTCACGGTCGAGCGCGTCGCCGAGGTGGACGCCGGGCCGGCACGTAGCTTCGCCGACTATCGGGTCGAGATCGATCGCGACCTGCCGGCTGGGGTCAGCGTCGAAGAACTGTTTTGA
- the cas8c gene encoding type I-C CRISPR-associated protein Cas8c/Csd1: MILSALADYYQRLLDDPESGIAAPGYSQQNIGYTVVLAADGSVVSVHDEHRVEGKKRLAKAMRVPQPEKRTAGIKSNFLWDKTSYALGVSASSKRSEQEHAAFKTLHQQALVGSDDPGLLALLAFLAAWSPEQYAAHPAFAPHGEALLDTNLAFRLESDQGPLHERPAARAAWDRQQGLGVDGVRGLCLVSGTMAPLARLHPAIKGVNGAQSSGASIVSFNLDAFTSYGKQQGENAPVSEQAAFAYTTALNHLLRRDSHNRQRVQIGDTTVVFWAQASTVARAQNAEDIFADFMRSRDADDPAIADGQATRRLELVIKQVRHARPLRDLDDSLDDDARIFVLGLAPNASRLSIRFWETQTLAGFAKRLAEHYNDLTLEPPAWKRPPTPAYLALQTAPIYNEHSKPKSEDVSPILVGELIRAILAGTRYPQSLLGSIVMRFRADGQLTPLRIALCRAVLARDARLRRQQGLSTDHKEPPMSLDTGNTDPGYLLGRLFASLENLQRAALGDRINATIRDRYYGAASATPASIFPVLLRSAQNHFGKLRKEKAGLAVNLEKEIGQIVDALAPNFPRSLPIQEQGRFAIGYYHQNQARFASNDGQDATDPASEGETA, from the coding sequence ATGATCCTGTCCGCCCTCGCCGACTACTACCAGCGATTACTGGACGACCCTGAATCCGGCATCGCTGCGCCCGGCTACAGCCAGCAGAACATCGGCTACACCGTGGTGCTGGCCGCCGACGGCAGCGTCGTTTCCGTCCACGACGAGCATCGCGTCGAGGGTAAGAAGCGTCTCGCCAAGGCCATGCGCGTCCCACAGCCGGAAAAGCGCACCGCTGGCATCAAGTCCAACTTCCTTTGGGACAAGACCAGCTACGCCCTGGGCGTCAGCGCCAGCAGCAAGCGCAGCGAGCAGGAACATGCCGCGTTCAAGACGTTGCACCAGCAGGCCCTGGTCGGCAGCGACGATCCCGGGCTGCTGGCGCTGCTGGCGTTCCTTGCGGCATGGTCGCCTGAGCAATACGCCGCTCATCCTGCGTTCGCCCCGCATGGCGAAGCACTGCTGGATACCAATCTGGCCTTCAGGCTGGAGAGCGACCAGGGACCTCTGCACGAGCGTCCCGCTGCACGCGCGGCCTGGGACCGGCAACAGGGCCTAGGTGTCGATGGCGTCCGCGGCCTGTGTCTGGTCAGCGGCACGATGGCACCGCTGGCGCGGTTGCATCCGGCGATCAAGGGCGTGAACGGCGCGCAGAGTTCCGGCGCCTCCATCGTCTCCTTCAACCTCGATGCCTTTACCTCCTACGGCAAGCAGCAAGGCGAGAACGCTCCCGTTTCCGAACAAGCGGCATTCGCCTACACCACCGCCCTCAACCATCTACTGCGCCGCGACTCACACAACCGCCAGCGCGTGCAGATCGGCGACACCACCGTGGTGTTCTGGGCGCAGGCCAGTACCGTAGCGCGGGCGCAGAATGCCGAAGACATTTTTGCTGATTTCATGCGCAGCCGCGACGCCGACGACCCCGCAATCGCCGACGGTCAAGCCACCCGGCGGCTGGAACTGGTCATCAAGCAGGTCCGCCATGCGCGGCCGTTGCGCGATTTGGATGACTCGCTGGACGACGACGCGCGCATCTTCGTGCTAGGACTGGCGCCTAATGCCTCGCGCCTGTCCATCCGCTTCTGGGAGACGCAAACGCTGGCCGGATTCGCCAAGCGCCTGGCCGAGCACTACAACGACCTCACATTGGAGCCGCCGGCGTGGAAACGCCCGCCCACGCCCGCCTACCTAGCGCTGCAGACCGCCCCCATCTACAACGAGCACAGCAAGCCCAAGTCCGAGGATGTCTCGCCGATACTGGTTGGCGAACTGATCCGGGCGATCCTTGCCGGGACGCGCTACCCCCAAAGCCTGCTCGGCAGCATCGTCATGCGCTTCCGCGCCGACGGACAACTCACCCCATTACGCATCGCGCTGTGCCGGGCTGTCCTGGCACGCGACGCGCGCTTGCGCAGGCAACAAGGACTGTCCACCGACCACAAGGAACCACCCATGAGTCTCGACACAGGCAATACCGATCCAGGCTACCTACTGGGGCGCCTGTTCGCGTCGCTGGAAAACCTGCAACGCGCCGCGCTCGGCGACCGCATCAACGCCACCATCCGCGATCGTTACTACGGTGCCGCATCCGCGACACCGGCCAGCATCTTCCCGGTGCTGCTGCGCAGCGCGCAGAACCATTTCGGGAAGCTGCGCAAGGAAAAGGCGGGACTAGCAGTCAACCTGGAGAAGGAGATCGGCCAGATCGTCGATGCCCTAGCTCCCAACTTCCCGCGCAGCCTGCCAATCCAGGAACAAGGCCGCTTCGCGATCGGCTACTACCACCAGAATCAGGCGCGCTTCGCCAGCAATGACGGCCAGGACGCCACCGACCCCGCTTCCGAAGGAGAGACCGCATGA
- the cas1c gene encoding type I-C CRISPR-associated endonuclease Cas1c: protein MRRQLNTLYATTDGAWLRKDGANVVMEVERRERARLPVHMLESLVCIGRVAVSPQLLGFCAEQGISICYLTPQGRFLARVEGPVSGNVLLRRAQYRRSDDPGGCAAIVRHLLAGKIHNQRAVLARGWRDHGDRLSDVAAFQHALKRLKRIPQRILIEADVDVLRGLEGEAAQAYFGVFGQLVRADQPLLRFGGRNRRPPRDTFNAPLSFLYTLLTHDCRSALETVGLDPAVGFLHRDRPGRPSLALDLAEEFRPLLGERLALSLINRRQLNARDFQVFDNGAVMLKDDARRAVLVAYQERKREQLQHVFLGEKVDIGLLPFVQAQLLARHLRGDLDGYPAFLWK, encoded by the coding sequence ATGCGCCGCCAGCTCAACACGCTGTACGCCACCACCGACGGCGCCTGGCTGCGCAAGGACGGCGCCAATGTCGTCATGGAGGTCGAGCGCCGGGAGCGCGCCCGGCTGCCGGTGCATATGCTCGAGAGTCTGGTCTGCATCGGCCGCGTCGCCGTGTCTCCACAGCTACTGGGCTTCTGCGCGGAACAGGGAATCAGCATCTGCTACCTGACTCCGCAAGGCCGATTCCTGGCCCGCGTCGAGGGGCCGGTGTCCGGCAACGTCCTGCTACGGCGCGCGCAGTACAGGCGCAGCGATGACCCCGGCGGCTGCGCCGCAATCGTCCGCCACCTGCTGGCCGGCAAGATTCACAACCAACGCGCGGTCCTGGCTCGCGGCTGGCGCGACCATGGCGACCGATTGAGCGACGTGGCGGCGTTCCAGCACGCGCTGAAGCGGCTGAAGCGCATTCCGCAGCGCATCCTGATCGAAGCCGACGTGGACGTGCTGCGAGGTTTGGAGGGCGAGGCGGCGCAGGCCTACTTCGGTGTGTTCGGGCAACTGGTACGCGCCGACCAGCCGCTGCTGCGCTTCGGCGGACGCAACCGGCGCCCGCCGCGCGACACCTTCAACGCCCCGCTCTCGTTCCTCTACACCTTACTAACGCACGACTGCCGCTCGGCCTTGGAGACCGTCGGCCTGGATCCCGCGGTGGGCTTTCTGCACCGCGACCGTCCGGGACGCCCCAGCCTGGCCCTGGATCTGGCGGAGGAGTTCCGTCCCTTGCTCGGCGAGCGCCTCGCGCTGTCGCTGATCAACCGCCGGCAGCTGAACGCACGCGACTTCCAGGTCTTCGACAATGGCGCCGTCATGCTGAAGGACGACGCCCGCAGGGCGGTACTTGTCGCCTACCAGGAACGCAAACGCGAGCAACTCCAGCACGTGTTCCTCGGCGAGAAGGTGGACATCGGGCTGCTGCCCTTCGTCCAGGCGCAATTGCTGGCGCGACACCTGCGTGGCGATCTGGACGGCTACCCCGCCTTTCTTTGGAAATGA
- the cas4 gene encoding CRISPR-associated protein Cas4, with translation MDDADLIPLSALQHYLYCPRQCALIHVEQQWAENRQTAEGRLLHQRADAPQAERRRGVRTVTAMPLLALELGITGKADAVEFHHDGEGEVAFPVEYKRGRPKAHRADEVQLCAQALCLEYMLGRGVATGALFYGQTRRRKEVAFDAALRALTLRTIADTRAMLQQGTTPSARYEDKRCDACSLIDVCQPRLLGRGAVEGWLRHQLDTEED, from the coding sequence ATGGACGACGCCGACCTGATCCCGCTCTCCGCCCTGCAACACTATCTGTACTGCCCGCGCCAGTGCGCGCTGATCCATGTGGAGCAGCAGTGGGCGGAAAACCGGCAGACCGCCGAAGGGCGCCTGCTGCATCAACGCGCCGACGCGCCGCAGGCGGAGCGCCGGCGCGGCGTACGCACCGTCACCGCGATGCCGTTGCTGGCGCTGGAGTTGGGCATTACCGGTAAGGCCGACGCGGTGGAGTTCCACCACGACGGCGAGGGCGAGGTGGCCTTCCCGGTGGAGTACAAGCGCGGGCGTCCCAAGGCACACCGTGCCGATGAGGTCCAGTTGTGCGCACAAGCGTTGTGCCTGGAATACATGCTTGGGCGCGGCGTTGCTACCGGCGCGCTGTTCTACGGGCAAACCCGCCGTCGCAAGGAAGTCGCCTTCGATGCGGCGCTGCGCGCGCTTACCCTGCGCACCATCGCCGACACGCGCGCGATGTTGCAACAAGGCACCACACCATCCGCACGCTACGAGGACAAGCGCTGTGACGCCTGCTCCCTGATCGACGTGTGCCAGCCGCGTCTGCTCGGTCGTGGCGCCGTCGAAGGCTGGCTGCGCCACCAGCTCGACACCGAGGAGGATTGA
- the cas5c gene encoding type I-C CRISPR-associated protein Cas5c → MSYGVRLHVWGERALFTRPEMKVERVSYDIITPSAARGILEAIHWKPAIRWVVDSVQVLKPIRFESIRRNEVGSKLSAASVGKAIKAGRTDELVSYVEEDRQQRAATVLRDVGYIIAAHFEMSDKAGPDDNVGKHLDIFNRRARRGQCFQAPCLGTREFPASFALLGDDDTPPASDPALSGERDLGWMLHDIDFADGMTPRFFRARMVDGLVAVPPPQDRGVRA, encoded by the coding sequence ATGAGTTACGGAGTCAGACTTCATGTTTGGGGCGAGCGGGCGCTGTTCACGCGTCCGGAAATGAAGGTGGAGCGGGTGTCTTACGACATCATCACGCCATCGGCCGCGCGCGGGATTCTCGAAGCGATCCACTGGAAGCCGGCGATCCGCTGGGTGGTGGACAGCGTCCAGGTGCTCAAACCGATCCGGTTCGAGTCGATCCGCCGCAACGAGGTTGGCAGCAAGCTGTCTGCCGCCAGTGTCGGCAAGGCGATCAAGGCCGGGCGTACCGACGAACTGGTCAGTTACGTTGAGGAGGATCGGCAACAGCGAGCCGCCACCGTGCTGCGCGACGTCGGTTACATTATCGCCGCGCACTTCGAGATGAGCGACAAGGCAGGCCCCGACGACAACGTCGGCAAGCACTTGGACATCTTCAACCGCCGCGCACGGCGCGGGCAGTGCTTCCAGGCGCCATGCCTTGGCACCCGCGAGTTTCCCGCCAGCTTCGCCTTGCTCGGCGACGACGACACGCCACCAGCCAGCGACCCGGCCTTGTCCGGCGAACGCGACCTGGGCTGGATGCTGCACGACATCGACTTCGCCGACGGCATGACCCCGCGCTTCTTTCGCGCGCGGATGGTCGATGGGCTAGTCGCGGTGCCACCGCCGCAGGACCGCGGGGTGCGCGCATGA
- a CDS encoding CRISPR-associated endonuclease Cas3'': MDFFAHSTERRDQSNWQRLAEHLNDVGELAAGYAEAFGGHVMARVAGQLHDLGKYTEKFQARLGGDPARVDHATWGARKACELYGSGGTLLAYGIAGHHAGLADGRRDDLTSRSSLRERLSEDYRARELPPLLPAWEREIVLPAKLQLPPGFSGHPRTERRAFQMMVLARMLFSCLVDADFVDTDDFYRRVEARKTRAEEVGTRPTLEELRERLDRHLATFPTEGGINPIRATILRQARAKAHARTGLFSLTVPTGGGKTLASLAFALDHAIAHGLRRVIYVIPFTSIVDQTAAVFRHALRIQDRDDVVLEHHSAFFDDPAKAPQSIDKRKLAMESWDAPIVVTTSVQFFESLFADRPSRCRKLHNIAGSVVILDEAQTLPQTLLRPCVALLDELARNYRVSPVLCTATQPALRQDQGFPGGLEHVEELMTEPDALYAQLRRVRVRHVGALEDDVLAEELRQRAQVLCIVNNRRHARALFDAIADQPGARHLTTLMHARHRSAALTQIREDLKAGRPCRLVATSLIEAGVDVDFPTVLRAEAGLDSVAQAAGRCNREGRRQIDASEVQVFAPVNWQPPQELKVFTEVFREVERTHGDDLLAMEAIHAYFRGLYRRLGDNRLDDEAILTQLRTADLDDLPFDTLAQKFRMIQTSMRPLIVPYAPYATDRNVAERELAEVNEVLRQLEHADRIGVAGAARRLQPWLVQVPEQTYKSLWQASAIAPVAPERYGEQFVSLRNSRLYDARFGLHWQEPQFLEAQCNVW; this comes from the coding sequence ATGGACTTCTTTGCGCATTCAACCGAACGTCGAGACCAGAGCAACTGGCAGCGCTTGGCCGAGCACCTGAACGATGTCGGCGAGTTGGCGGCGGGTTACGCCGAGGCATTCGGCGGCCACGTGATGGCACGCGTGGCCGGACAGTTGCATGACCTGGGCAAGTACACCGAGAAGTTCCAGGCGCGCTTGGGTGGCGACCCGGCCAGGGTGGACCATGCGACCTGGGGTGCGCGGAAAGCCTGCGAACTGTATGGCAGTGGCGGAACGCTGCTCGCTTATGGCATCGCCGGGCACCACGCGGGGCTGGCCGACGGACGCCGCGATGACCTGACGTCTCGCTCCTCGTTGCGGGAGCGGCTGTCGGAAGACTACCGCGCGCGCGAGCTGCCGCCCTTGCTGCCGGCCTGGGAACGGGAAATCGTGCTGCCCGCCAAGCTGCAACTGCCACCGGGATTCAGCGGCCACCCGCGCACCGAGCGCCGGGCCTTCCAGATGATGGTCCTGGCGCGCATGCTGTTCTCCTGCCTGGTCGATGCCGATTTCGTCGATACCGACGATTTCTACCGGCGTGTGGAAGCGCGCAAGACGCGCGCGGAAGAGGTCGGCACACGGCCGACGCTGGAAGAACTGCGCGAACGACTTGATCGGCACCTGGCCACCTTTCCCACCGAGGGCGGCATCAATCCGATCCGCGCGACCATCCTGCGCCAAGCGCGGGCCAAGGCGCACGCGCGTACCGGCCTGTTCTCGCTCACCGTGCCTACCGGCGGTGGCAAGACCCTGGCCTCGCTGGCGTTCGCGCTGGACCATGCCATCGCGCATGGCTTGCGCAGGGTGATCTACGTGATCCCGTTCACCAGCATCGTCGATCAGACCGCCGCAGTGTTCCGCCACGCTCTCCGCATTCAGGACCGCGACGACGTCGTGCTGGAACACCACAGCGCGTTCTTCGACGATCCGGCCAAGGCGCCGCAGTCGATCGACAAGCGCAAGCTGGCGATGGAAAGCTGGGATGCGCCAATCGTCGTCACCACCTCGGTACAGTTCTTCGAGAGCCTGTTCGCCGACCGCCCGTCGCGCTGCCGCAAGCTGCACAACATCGCAGGCAGCGTGGTGATCCTGGACGAGGCGCAGACCCTGCCGCAGACGCTGCTGCGCCCCTGCGTCGCGCTACTGGACGAACTGGCGCGCAACTACCGGGTCAGTCCGGTGCTGTGTACAGCCACCCAGCCTGCGCTGCGCCAGGACCAGGGCTTCCCGGGAGGCCTCGAACACGTCGAGGAACTGATGACGGAGCCGGATGCGCTGTATGCACAGCTGCGTCGCGTCCGGGTGCGCCATGTCGGCGCACTGGAAGACGACGTGCTGGCCGAGGAATTGCGGCAGCGCGCGCAAGTGCTGTGCATCGTCAATAATCGCCGCCACGCACGCGCTCTGTTCGACGCCATCGCCGACCAGCCCGGCGCGCGCCACCTGACCACCTTGATGCATGCACGGCATCGCAGCGCGGCGTTGACGCAGATACGCGAAGACCTAAAAGCGGGCAGGCCATGCCGACTGGTTGCAACCAGCTTGATCGAAGCCGGCGTGGACGTGGACTTCCCGACCGTCCTGCGAGCGGAAGCCGGTCTGGATTCGGTGGCACAAGCGGCAGGGCGTTGCAATCGCGAGGGCCGGCGCCAGATAGATGCCAGCGAGGTGCAGGTGTTCGCCCCCGTGAACTGGCAGCCGCCACAAGAACTGAAAGTCTTCACTGAAGTCTTCCGCGAGGTCGAGCGCACGCACGGCGACGACCTGCTGGCGATGGAGGCCATCCACGCCTACTTCCGGGGGCTGTACCGGCGCTTGGGCGACAACCGGCTGGACGACGAAGCGATCCTGACGCAACTGCGCACCGCCGATCTGGACGACCTGCCATTCGACACCCTGGCTCAGAAGTTCCGGATGATCCAGACGAGCATGCGCCCGCTGATCGTGCCGTATGCGCCCTATGCGACCGACCGAAATGTCGCGGAGCGCGAATTGGCAGAAGTGAACGAAGTGCTGCGCCAACTGGAACACGCCGATCGGATCGGCGTAGCCGGTGCCGCCCGCCGCCTGCAACCGTGGCTAGTGCAGGTACCCGAGCAGACCTACAAGTCGCTGTGGCAAGCATCCGCGATTGCCCCTGTGGCACCGGAGCGCTATGGCGAGCAGTTCGTCTCTTTGCGCAATTCGAGGCTCTACGACGCGCGGTTCGGGCTGCATTGGCAAGAACCGCAGTTCCTGGAGGCTCAATGCAATGTGTGGTGA
- a CDS encoding SDR family oxidoreductase, with translation MSSRAPTTLITGASAGIGATYADRLAARGYRLILVARDQARMQALVASLRQAGATDVEILPADLTRPDDLAAVERRLQQGDVSLLVNNAGMSLKGGLLENGPEDIARIIALNVTAPTRLAAAAAKAFVAQGQGGIINLSSVLALAPEMFEGIYSGTKAYLLNLSQAMAAQLGPQGVHVQAVLPGATRTELWGKAGRDMDEFPPGFLMEVGDMVDAALVGFDRKETVTIPPLPDADQFEAMQAARRAMAPNLSRSEVAARYRR, from the coding sequence ATGTCATCCCGTGCTCCAACCACATTGATCACCGGCGCCTCCGCCGGCATCGGTGCCACCTACGCCGATCGCCTGGCCGCGCGCGGCTACCGCCTGATCCTGGTCGCACGCGACCAGGCCCGGATGCAGGCGCTCGTCGCCTCGCTGCGGCAGGCCGGCGCCACCGACGTCGAGATCCTGCCCGCCGACCTGACGCGGCCCGACGATCTCGCGGCCGTCGAGCGCCGGCTGCAGCAGGGCGATGTCTCGCTGCTGGTCAACAACGCGGGCATGTCGCTCAAGGGCGGCCTGCTGGAGAACGGGCCGGAGGACATCGCCAGGATCATCGCCTTGAACGTCACCGCGCCCACGCGCCTGGCGGCCGCCGCCGCCAAGGCCTTCGTCGCGCAGGGACAGGGCGGCATCATCAACTTGTCCTCGGTCCTGGCGCTGGCACCGGAGATGTTCGAAGGCATCTATAGCGGTACCAAGGCCTACCTGCTCAACCTCAGCCAGGCCATGGCCGCGCAACTGGGCCCACAGGGCGTCCATGTCCAGGCCGTCCTGCCCGGCGCCACGCGAACCGAGTTGTGGGGCAAGGCCGGACGCGACATGGACGAGTTCCCGCCGGGGTTCCTGATGGAGGTGGGGGACATGGTCGATGCAGCCCTTGTCGGCTTCGATCGCAAGGAGACCGTGACCATCCCGCCGCTGCCGGACGCCGACCAGTTCGAGGCGATGCAGGCCGCGCGCCGCGCCATGGCACCCAACCTGTCGCGCAGCGAGGTCGCCGCGCGCTACCGCCGTTGA
- a CDS encoding MDR family oxidoreductase yields MCVLTERATQSYSPAVAHNTGVCRMSFRALLASLSDEGAVTTSLETLQDDVLVDGDVDVEIAWSNLNYKDAIALAGFNIIQSFPLVPGIDFAGTVTASRDPRFKAGDSVVATGWGLSQTHHGGFAQRARVPADWLIALPAALDPRNAMAIGTAGLTAMLSVLALEQAGLTPARGEVLVTGASGGVGSVAIALLAGLGYRVVASSGKPAEADYLRQLGAADVIARDTLSQPGPPVAAERWAGAIDSVGGQTLANVLAQTAYRGVVTTCGFVGGRELPSTVLPFILRGVTLAGIDSVQAPRVLREQAWQRLASDLDLDLLASTLSEIPLDAVPATAQQMLGGGRKGRTLVDVNR; encoded by the coding sequence TTGTGCGTTCTTACGGAACGCGCGACGCAATCCTATAGTCCGGCGGTCGCTCACAACACAGGCGTCTGCCGGATGTCCTTTCGTGCCTTGCTTGCTTCGCTCTCAGACGAGGGCGCGGTCACCACGTCGCTGGAAACCCTGCAGGACGACGTGCTCGTCGACGGCGACGTCGATGTCGAGATCGCGTGGTCCAACCTCAATTACAAGGATGCGATCGCGCTGGCAGGGTTCAACATCATCCAGTCCTTCCCGCTGGTGCCGGGGATCGATTTCGCGGGCACCGTGACGGCCTCGCGGGACCCGCGTTTCAAGGCCGGTGACTCGGTCGTCGCCACCGGCTGGGGCCTGAGCCAGACCCATCATGGCGGCTTCGCGCAGCGTGCCCGTGTGCCGGCGGACTGGTTGATCGCGCTGCCAGCCGCGCTCGATCCCCGCAACGCCATGGCCATCGGCACGGCCGGCCTCACCGCCATGCTCAGCGTGCTGGCGCTCGAACAGGCCGGGCTTACCCCGGCGCGTGGCGAGGTCCTGGTCACCGGCGCCTCCGGCGGCGTGGGCTCGGTGGCCATCGCGTTGCTGGCCGGGCTGGGCTATCGCGTGGTGGCCTCGTCGGGCAAGCCGGCCGAAGCGGATTACCTCAGGCAACTCGGCGCCGCCGACGTCATCGCCCGCGACACGCTCAGTCAGCCTGGCCCGCCGGTGGCGGCCGAACGTTGGGCGGGTGCGATCGATTCGGTCGGCGGGCAGACGCTGGCCAACGTGCTGGCGCAAACCGCGTACCGCGGCGTGGTGACCACCTGCGGCTTCGTCGGCGGGCGCGAGCTGCCGTCCACGGTGCTGCCCTTCATCCTGCGCGGCGTGACCCTGGCAGGGATCGATTCGGTCCAGGCCCCGCGCGTCCTGCGCGAACAAGCGTGGCAGCGCCTGGCGTCGGATCTGGACCTCGACCTGCTGGCGTCCACGCTCAGCGAGATTCCGCTCGATGCGGTGCCCGCGACCGCACAACAGATGCTGGGCGGCGGCCGCAAGGGCCGCACCCTGGTCGACGTCAACCGCTGA